GGCGTGCATCTTGCCCGGAACGGTCGACGCATGCGCAACCCCCGACGCCTCGTTGATCGGCAGCGCATCCATATCCGCGCGAAAGCCCAAGACCCGGCCCGCGCCCTCGCCTTTGCCCTTGCCACGGATCACCCCGACAACCCCGGTCTGGCCAAAGCCGCGCACCACCTCGTCACAGCCGAACTCTTCCAGCTTCCCGGCCACGAACGCGCCGGTTTCATGCTCTTCAAATCGCAATTCGGGATGGGCATGCAAATGTCGTCGCCACCCTGATACTTCGTCCTGCATCTCGGCAAATCGGTTGCGCACCGGCATTGGTTTATCCTTCCTTCAGGGTCTCAAGCAGGCGCTCCATGAAACGATGCCCCGCATTGAATTGTGCAACAGTTATAAACTCGTCCGGCTGATGCGCCTGCTCAATATTGCCCGGCCCGCAGATCACAGCGGAGTAGCCCGCCTCCTGAAACTGCCCCGCTTCGGTGCCATAGCTGACCACATGGCTGGCGTTGTCTCCGGTTATGCGCCGCACCAGCGCCTCGGCCTCGCTCTCGGCTTCGGGCTTCAACCCCGGAACATCAAAGAGTTCATCAACTTCGATGCGCGCACTTGGGTGGACCGCCTGCATTTCGGCCTCGACCCGGCGCACCTCTTCGTCGTAACGCGCGCGCCACATGTCGCCGCTTTCGCTGGGCACCATGCGAAAGCCCATGACGAATTCACAATCCTTGGCGGTGATGTTGTTCGCCGTGCCCCCGGTGACCGTGCCGACATGGGCGTTGGTCCATGGCGGCTCAAACTGGGCGGCCATCGCATCGGGCGTTTTGGCCATGTTCTCTTGGTTCACCTTGTTGGCCCAATCAATCAACCGCGCGCCCTGCATCACGGCGCTCACCCCGGTGTGGGCAATGCTCGAATGCACCTCGAAGCCGACAACCCGCGTGGCAAGACCAATGCCGCCCTTGTGGCCGGTGACCGCCTGCATCATCGACGGCTCGCCCACAATCACCGCGCTCGCCTTGGGGAGCGGCCCCTGCATTGCGCGGATCATCGGCGGCGCGCCGGTACAGCCCACCTCCTCGTCAAAGCTCAGCGCGATCTGCAAAGGCCGCACCACGCCGCTTTTCTTCGCCTCGACCAAGGCCCAAAGCGCCAGCGCGTCAAACCCTTTCATATCACAGCAACCACGCCCGAAATATTTGCCGTCCCGCTCAACCACCGTGAACGGATCGCTGGTCCATGGCTGGCCATCCACCGGCACAACATCGGTATGCCCCGACAGAATCACGCCGCCTTCGACCTCGGGGCCGACATGGGCGAACAAAGCGGCCTGCGCGTTATCCTCTCGGTAATACCTATGACAGATGATGCCATGGCCGGTCAGATACGCTTCAACCCAATCCACAAGCGGCAGGTTGGAGTCGCGGCTGACCGTGGGAAAGCTGACCAGCTTTTCCATTATTTCATATGGGGTGAGTGTTTGCATGCTTGCGCGTCCCTGTTCGTCTGTCCCTTGGGACAAAAGATGCGCATAAAGTCACGCGTCTATCGCGAACATGCAACCGCAATCGCATCGTCTGCGGCCTGCCCCGCCGTCACCGCTGCGTTATGCGGCACCGGCGCAAAACGAAAAACCCCCGCAGGCCTGCGCCAACGGGGGTTCACATTTTCAAAGCTGAACGCTTGGCTCAGGAATCGTCGGTCGTGGTGATAACGATCGCCAGAGCAACAGCAGCAACAGCCGCAACACCAGCACCAGCCGCGCCCAGGCCAAGACCACCTTGGGTCGAAACGAACGGGTCAGATGTGGTTTTGGTTTTGTCATCAGCCAGCGCCGGAGCAGTAGCGACAACGCTTGCAAGAAGTGCAGCAACAGCAATTTTCTTCATTGGATGTCCTTTCCTATACCATACTATACATGCGCAAACATCCCATAGGATCGAACACACATACAAATCAGCCCTTAAAATAACACAATAATGACGATTTGCAATCAACGATCTGACGCGCGCGCCAATCGGCAAAAACCTGTCGCTCAATAATTCATCGGGTGCCGAGTTTAGAAGTCGCCGACAGCTTCCCTCGGCGCATTGCCTGAACCCCGGATCAATACCCGCTGTCGGTGGTCAGGATGAAATGCCCCGGCGACACCTCTTCATACACCGATGGTTCCGGCTCATAGCTGACCGGGTGAATGGGCGAAGGTATTGGCTTGAAATTCAAATCTTTTTCCGACTTTCTGCGATGAGGATCAGCAATCGGAACCGCCTTCATCAAGGCCTGCGTATAGGGGTGGCGCGGGTCTTCGAACACCGCCCGGCGCGGCCCCCTCTCAACGATCCGGCCCAGATACATCACGCCCACGTCATGGCTCACCCGTTCGACCACGGCCATGTCATGACTGATAAAGAGATAGCTCAGGCCCAATTCCGCCTGCAACTCCATCATCAGGTTCAAGACCTGCGCCTGCACGCTCACGTCCAGCGCGCTCACCGCCTCATCTGCCACAATCAACTTGGGGTTCAACGCCAGCGCACGGGCGATTGCCACCCGCTGGCGCTGTCCACCAGAAAGCTCATGCGGAAACCGTCTCAGGAACGAACGCGGCAGCTCGACCCGGTCGAACAACTTCGTCACCCGGTCATGCAATTCCTTGCTGTTGTTCACCCCGAAATTGCGCAGCGGCTCGGCCACTTGATCCATTAGCTGCATCTGCGGGTTCAGGCTGGCAAACGGGCCCTGAAACACCATCTGCATGTCTGCCCTCGCCTCGCGCAGAGCCTTGGTATCAAGGGCCATCACGTCCACACCATCAAGCGTGACATGCCCCTCCTGTGGCTCGACCAACCGCATGAGCGAGCGCCCAACCGTCGATTTCCCACAGCCCGATTCACCCACGAGGCTAAGCGTGCGCCCCTTCTTCAGGGTGAACGACACATCCTCGACGGCATGAACATTGGCCACCGTGCGGCGGAAAAATCCGCCCTGCACCGGAAAGCGCGTCACAAGGTTTTTCACCTCCAAAAGCGTCTCGTCCGTGCCTTTGATCGGCTCACTGAGATGCCCTTCCGACCCCAACAGCTTCATCGGAGAAGGCAGGTCGGTGCCCGTCATCTCGCCCAAGCGCGGCACCGCCGAAAGCAGCGCCTTGGTATAGTCATGCTGCGGGTTTTCAAAGATTTCCTCGACCGTGCCCTCTTCCACCTTGTTGCCACGGAACATGACAACAACGCGGTCCGCCATCTGGGCCACCACCGCCATATCATGGGTGATAAACATCACCGCCGTGCCGGTTTCACGCTTCAAGCGATCCATCAGGGCAAGGATCTCAGCTTGGATCGTCACATCCAGCGCCGTGGTCGGCTCATCCGCAATCAACAGGCGCGGCTCACAGGCCAGCGCCATGGCGATCACCACCCGCTGGCGCATCCCGCCCGACAATTCGTGCGGGTATTGCTTTAACCGCCGCTCGGCTTCGGGGATGCGCACCTGATTAAGAAGCTCGAGCGCGCGCGCCTCGGCCTGTTTCTTGTTCATCCCCATATGCAGCCGCAACCCTTCGGTCAGCTGCCGCCCGACGGTGAACACCGGGTTCAGCGCCGTCATCGGCTCCTGAAAGATCATACCGATTTCATTGCCACGAATCGTGCGCATCAAACTCTGATCGGTTTTTGACAGGTCAACTTGCTCGCCGTTGCCGCGATCAAACAGCAACTTGCCACCGGCAATCTCGCCTCCGCCGTACTCCACCAGCCGCATCAATGACAGCGATGAAACCGATTTACCCGAGCCTGATTCCCCAACAATACAAACGGTTTCACCGGGGTTTACCGAAAACGACACGTCCTCCACCCCCAGCACCGGACCATCCTTGGTCTGGAATTCAACCCGCAGGTTTTCAATCTTGGCAATGGGCTGATCGAGCATGGTTTTCCTCTGAAATTCTGGCCTGACGGTGATGCTGGGATGCTGAAGGCCCGTGCCGACAAACGCTAACGACAGCGCCCTCACCCTGTCAAACACTTGTCGAATGGTGAAAAAACCGCCTTCCGCGCAGGCAAGGGTTGCTTTTTTGTGCAACTCGCATTGTGATGTGGGGCAGTCGCCGGGGTGGGTGCTGCTGAAACGAGCCGTTGTGCGCTACGTTTAAGTCCACGCTGATCTCGGCCTCAACAAACCAAAACCCGTGCATCGCACGGCAAAAGCGCGGGGCGCTCAACGCCCCGTCCAACAAGGAGTGAACAATGAAAATGAGATCTTTGTTACTTGGCGCTGCCGCCTCGTTCGCAATGGCCCCCGCGGCCATGGCCGAACGTGGCTCAGACGGCCACGTCAGCATCATCTATTGGCAAGCGCCATCGATTCTTAACCCCTATCTTTCGAGCGGGACCAAGGACATCGAATCGGCCAGCCTCGTTCTTGAGCCGCTTGGTCGCTATGACCAAAACGGCGCGCTCGTGCCTTACCTCGCGGAAAGCATCCCGACGGTTGAGAACGGCGGCGTCAGCGAAGACCTGACCACCATCACATGGAAGCTCAAGTCCGGCCTCAAGTGGTCCGACGGCTCGCCAGTTACCTCGGCTGATGTGAAATTCACTGCCGAATACTGCATGCATCCCGAAGGCGGCTGCGCACAGTTGGCCAAATTCGAAGGCGTCACCAGCGTCGAGGCGCTCGACGATCTGACCGTCAAGGTCACCTTTGGCGAACCGAAGCCGAACCCCTATGGCCCCTTCATGGGCGGTCAGTCCCCGATCCTGCAGATGGCCCAGTTCAAAGACTGCCTTGGCTCGAAAGCACCCGAATGCACCTCGGCCAACTTCAGCCCGATCGGCACCGGCCCCTTCGCTGTCACCGAGTTCAAGCCGAACGACGTGATCTCGCTGGAAGCCAACCCCAACTATCGTGACCCGGCCAAACCGGCCTTTGCCACCATGACCTTCAAAGGCGGCGGCGATGCCACTGCGGCGGGCCGTGCGGTTCTGGAAACCGGTGAATTCGACTACGCTTGGAACCTGCAACTTGCCCCCGATGTCATCGCCAAGATGGCCGAAGGCGGCAAAGGCAAAACCGTGGCGGCCTTTGGCTCGCTGGTTGAGCGGATCGAAATGAACATGACCGACCCGTCGCCCGACCTGCCAGAAGGCGAGCGTGCGACCGCCAAGCACCCCCACCCGATCCTGTCGGACATGCGGGTTCGCAAGGCGCTCTCCATGGCGATCGACCGCAACTTGCTGGTTGAAGTCGGCTATGGTCAGGCCGGTCGCCCGACCTGTAACCTCGTGCCTGCCCCTGCGATCTATGCTTCGGACAACACCGACTGTCTGACGCAGGACATCGAAGGCGCCAAGGCTCTGCTTGAAGAAGCCGGTTGGAAAGACACCGATGGCGACGGCATCCGCGACAAGGATGGCAAGAAGCTGGCGCTGCTCTATCAAACCTCGACCAACGCCGTGCGTCAGGACTTCCAAGCCCTGATCAAACAGTGGTGGTCTGAAATCGGCGTCGAAACCGAGCTGCGCAACATCAACGCATCGGTCTTCTTCGGTGGTGATCCGGGTTCGCCCGACACGTTCCAGAAGTTCTATGCCGACGTTGAAATGTATGCCAACAACTTCGACGGCACAGACCCGGAAAGCTATCTGGCCCAGCACACTTGCGACAAGGCGCCCAAGCCCGAAGCACAGTGGCAGGGTGAGAACATCAACCGCTTCTGTGACCCCGAGTTTGACAAGCTGATCATGGAACTAGGTCGCACAGGCTCGCTTGAAGAGCGCGGCAAACTTGGCCGCAAGCTCAACGACATGCTGACCAAGGAAAGCTATGTCGTGGTGCCGCTGGTTGATCGTGGTCGCGTTTCGGCCCACTCCAACAGCCTCGGTGGTGTTGTCCTCAACACCTGGGATAGCGAGCTGTGGAACGCAGCCGACTGGTATCGCATCAAGTAAATGCGCTGACGCAGCCCCGGACATCGCGCCGGGGCTGCGCTTCTCAACACGTCACGTAAACGCCAAAGAACAATAAACAAAGGCGCGCCCGTATGCTGACATTCACAATTCGTCGCTTGGTCCTTGCGATCCCGACGCTTTTGTTCATTTCGCTGGTTATCTTTCTCCTGTTGCAGCTCGCCCCCGGCGATCCGATGGCACAGGTGCCCCTCACCGTCCCCCCAGAAGTCAAAGAAAAGATGCGGCTGGCCCTCGGCCTCGGTGAGCCGATTTATGTCCAGTATTACAAGTGGCTGATCCAGTTTTTCGTGATCGAACCGATGGTTTTGATCGACTGGCTCACAAACAAGGAGGGCTGGCTCAGCTTCCTTCCCGACACCGACCTCTACACGGCCTGCGGCCCCGGCGCGCCCGCCGATTGTGACCTGCGCGTGCTTAGCTGGCAGAACCGCGCACCCGTTATGAACATCGTGGTGCAACGCCTGCCCCAAACCCTCACTGTTGTGGGGTTGAGCTATGTGGTCGGCATCCTCATCGCCATTCCCATCGGCATCTATTCTGCCTACCGGCAATATTCAGTGTTCGACCAGATGGGCACATTCATCACCATGGTCGGCTTCTCGATCCCGCCGTTCTTCACCGGCCCGCTGTTGATCGTGATCTTCTCGGTGAACCTCGGATGGTTCCCCTTTATCTATGACACGACACATCAGGTCACTGATTGGGACAGCTTCGTCTATCAGATCCGGCAAATGATCATGCCGGTGATGGTTCTGGCCATGCAAACCACGGCCCAGATCAGCCGCTTCATGCGTGCCGCGATGCTGGATAACCTCAATCAGGACTACGTGCGCACCGCCCGCGCCAAGGGCCTCTCCGAGGCCATCGTGGTGATCGTCCATGTGCTGCGCAACTCGATGATCCCGGTGGTCACCGTCATCGCGCTCGGCGTGCCCGGCATTTTCGGTGGCGCGATCATCACCGAAGTGGTGTTCTCCGTGAACGGCATCGGTGCCTATCTGATTGATGCGCTGTTTGCCAACGACCTGCCCACGGTGATGACCATTTCCTTCATCTTCGCCATCATGATCGTGCTCTTCAACCTGATCGCTGATGTTCTCTACGGCGTGCTTGACCCGAGGATCCGCTATGACTGAGGCAAACTCCCCCTCAACGCGCTGCAAGAGCCCGAAATTACCCGCCCCCCGCGCAGCCAATGGCGCGATGTCTGGGATCAGTTCTCCCATCACAAGGGCGCATTGATGGGCGGCTGCTTTTTGGTGTTCATCACTCTTGCGGTGCTGTTTGGCGACCTCTTGTGGCAGCTTGAGCCAACCAAGCTCGACATTCGCAACAAGGACATCCGCCCGATCTATACCGTGATCTGGAATAGCGATGCCAAGGTCAGCTGGGCGCATCCGCTCGGCTCGGACAACCTCGGACGCGATCACTTGGCCCAGATCATCGCCGGTGGGCGCACCTCCATGGCCGTGGGCTGGACCGCGATGTTCCTGACCATGCTGATCGGCACGTCAATCGGTGTTCTGGCGGGGTATTTCCGACGGCTCGACGGCATCCTGATGCGCTTCACCGACCTCGTGCTCAGCTTGCCAATCCTACCGCTCCTGCTTGTCGCGGTCACGCTGTTCCGACAACCGCTCATCAAAACATTTGGCAGCCCGGAAGCGGGCATGTTCGTGCTGATCGTCACCGTCATCGGCGTCACGTCATGGATGCAAACCGCCCGGATTGTGCGCGGCGAAATCCTTGCGCTCAAAGAACGCGAGTTCGTCCTCGCGGCACGCGCCGCAGGCACCTCCTCGCGTGGGATCATCTTCCGGCATTTGTTGCCCAATGTGCTCTCACCGATCATGGTGTCGGCCACGCTCGGGCTGGCCACGGCGATCATCACCGAAAGCGCGCTTTCGTTTCTTGGCGTTGGCTTCCCCTCGGATTTCCCGACATGGGGCAAGATGCTGGCCGATGCAGTGCAGCGGATGCAGGAATACCCCGAACGCGTCATGCTACCCGGCGTCATGATCTCGCTCACGGTTTTGTCGGTGAACTATCTCGGCGACGGCCTGCGCGACGCGCTCGACCCGCGCATTCGCGGACGCTAAGACACAGCCAAACGACTCACCGCCGCCCCGGATACAAATTCCGGGGCGCGGCTCGCCCGCTCTCGGGCAAATGCCGCTCATCTGCACAAATTCGCGAATAAGAATACCGACGCAGCCGCGCGTCCCAAGGTGAAACCTGCTCCCAAGCGCGCGCGCCAGCTAAAACAATTTCCCCTCATCCTCACAGCGGCGGAAAATTGTTCCGGGGCTTCGCCAACCCCAACGCTCTCCGCCCCTTGATTACGCCGCGCAACCGGCGCACATCCGGTCCGATTTCGCATAATCCTGCGCGCGCAAGGAGACATCCCATGTTCGAAACTTTCGAGTTCGAGACCCTCACCCCTGTCGGGGCCAGCCTCTATTTCGCCCTCGCACTCGGCGTCGCCTTTGGCCTATTGGCCGAAATCACGCGCTTCTGCCTGCGTCGTGCCATTGTCGGCGCCGACCGGCGACAAGCGGCTGGCACATGGCTCACCGCTCTGGCCGTGGCGGTCGCTGGCACCGGGCTGGCCGTGTGGTTCGACCTGATCTCTTTTGCCGATCACCGCCTCTCCGTGTCCGAACTGCCAATCCTTGCGCTGCTCGTTGGCGGGTTGGCCTTTGGCGTCGGCATGGTTCTGACCCGTGGCTGCGCCTCGCGCCTGACCGTGCTTACCGGCTCCGGCAACCTTCGTGCGCTCTTTGTGATCGTGCTCTTTGCCATTACGGCCCACGCTACGCTCAAAGGGGTGCTTGCGCCGATCCGTACCACGCTTGGCCAAGTCACCCTAAACGTCGGTGAGTATGGGAGCCTCTCGGCCCTGCCCGGCGGCGCACCTGTTTGGTCCACCCTGATCGCCCTTGCAGCGCTTGCTATCGCCCTGCGCTCGGGGATCCGCCCCGGCCAGATGCTGCTGGCCGCCCTGCTCGGCGCGCTTGTGCCGTTGGCATGGGTCGGCACTGGTTATGTGCTGTTTGACGAATTCGACCCGATCGCGATGGAGAGCCTCTCTTTCACCTCGCCCAGCGCCGAAACCTTGTTCTATACAATCGCCAGCACCGCCATCAGCGCAGGTTTCGGTCCCGGCCTGTTTGCCGGTGCCATTTTGGGTGCTGCACTTTCAGCCCTGATCTTTGGCCGCTTTCAATGGCAAAGCTTTGAGAGCCCGCGGCAAACCGGCCGCTACGCGCTCGGTGCTGTGCTTATGGGCCTTGGCGGTGTCCTTGCGGGGGGCTGCACTCTTGGTGCTGGCCTTTCGGGCATTCCAACGCTCGGCCTGTCGGCCTTTGTTGCCATCCTTGCAATCGTCGCTGGAGCGGCCATCGCGGGCCGCTTGCTCAATGAAACCCCTTCCGTATCCGGCGGATCGCAAGCCACACCAACCCCACAACCGGCAGAGTGATCAGCGCCGTCAGCATCCCCTTGTCAAGGTCCAGCGTGGCCTTGACCAGCGGATACAGCGCATAGCTCACAAGGTTTACGGCGTAATAGGACACGGCCACCACCGACAGCCCCTCGACCGTGTGCTGCAAGCGTAGCTGCAAGTCGGCCCGCCGGTCCATGCTGGCCAATAGCGCTTGGTTTTGCGCGCTGCGCTCCACATCCACCCGCGTGCGCAACAGATCCGCCGCCCGCGCCGCACGGCTTCCCATCGTTGCCAATCGCGCCTCGGTCGAACGGACAGTGCGCATCGCCGGATCAAACCGCCGCATCATGAATTCGGAAAAGCTCTGCCGCCCCATGAACCGCGCCTCGCGCAACACCCTGATCCGCTCATGCACCAAGGTCTCATAGGCCTGCGTCGCGCTAAACCGAAACGACGCCCGCGCCGAAAGCTGCTCCAACTCGCCCGAAATACCCAATAGCCGGTCAAGCGTGCCATCCGCCGGTTTCGCCCCCTCGCCCATCTCCTCAACCAGCGCAGTCAGCCCATCCGCCAGCCCGGTCAGCGCCGGAGACAGCGCCCGCGCCCGCGCAAACCCCAACAGCGACAGGGTTTTGTAGGTCTCGATTTCACAAATCCGCTGTACAATTCGCCCCACACGGCGCGATCCCACTGCGTCCTCGACAAACACCGCAAAGCGCAAATGCCCCGCCGGGTCGATCCTGAAATCTCCGGCAATCACTGCCGCGTCATCCAATACCCGGCTCACGGCAAGGCTCTCTGGCACGAACCACTCGCCCAACTGCCGCGCGATTTCTGCATCCTCGCCCTTTTGATCAATCCGGAGCAGCGCCGAAGTCATCCGCTCCCCCGGCGCCTCGGCCAGCCAATCGGCGGGGAAGACCTCAAAATCAGCCGGATCAAACGCCCGTTCGCTCAACCCGTCATAAAAGGCGGTATAGGTCACCACCTCGGTGTGGCTCTCCCATTTCAGCCAATGCCGCCCGATCTGCCCGAAGTAATGCGTTGCCCCCGGTTTCGGATGTGCCGCGCCATGCCGGTCCAATAAGGAGATCAGATGCGCCAAATCCTGCGCGCGATCCCGGCTCGCCGCATTCTCTGGCCGCTTGATACATAAAAACGCCGCCGAACACGGCACGCCGAGCGCCATGAAAGGACGCGCATGCATCTCCCCGGCCAGCTCATATCTCAACGGATGATCTTCCATGGGCACGCTCCGCAGTCTTTGCTCAAAGATACCGCGCGCAACTCATCCCGCAACTCGCCAAATGCGCACAGGTGCGCAAAGAGAGGAAAAAGGGCACCCCAAGGATGCCCCGTTTATGACCGGCCGCCCGTCGCCTTTGCCACCAGATCGGCAAGCCTCAGGCATAAGCCCCTGCCGAATAAGTCAGCTCATAGCTGTGGCTATAAAGCTCGAACACAATCCCAAAGGGATCTTCAACATAGACCATGCGATACGGCTTCTCGTCGGGAAAATACGCCCGCACCGGCATGCGCTGCTTGCCCCCGGCCGCAACAATCTTTGCCAGCAAATCTTCAAGGTTGTATCCTGAATGGCAAAGTGAAACGTGCCGTGCTGCCTGAAGTTCAAATTGTCTTTTGGCGCTTCGTGACCCTCAAACTCAAACAGCTCAAACCCCACACGATCCGCTGTCGCCAGATGGGCAATTCGCATCCGCCCCCAGCCAGCGCCAAAAACGTCCGAGCACATTTGACCGATGTCGCTGTCATCTTCGACAATGGCCGTTGGCTCCATGATGACATAAAACCCAAGAACATCGCGGTAAAAC
This genomic window from Rhodobacteraceae bacterium D3-12 contains:
- a CDS encoding YeeE/YedE family protein codes for the protein MFETFEFETLTPVGASLYFALALGVAFGLLAEITRFCLRRAIVGADRRQAAGTWLTALAVAVAGTGLAVWFDLISFADHRLSVSELPILALLVGGLAFGVGMVLTRGCASRLTVLTGSGNLRALFVIVLFAITAHATLKGVLAPIRTTLGQVTLNVGEYGSLSALPGGAPVWSTLIALAALAIALRSGIRPGQMLLAALLGALVPLAWVGTGYVLFDEFDPIAMESLSFTSPSAETLFYTIASTAISAGFGPGLFAGAILGAALSALIFGRFQWQSFESPRQTGRYALGAVLMGLGGVLAGGCTLGAGLSGIPTLGLSAFVAILAIVAGAAIAGRLLNETPSVSGGSQATPTPQPAE
- a CDS encoding ABC transporter permease → MLTFTIRRLVLAIPTLLFISLVIFLLLQLAPGDPMAQVPLTVPPEVKEKMRLALGLGEPIYVQYYKWLIQFFVIEPMVLIDWLTNKEGWLSFLPDTDLYTACGPGAPADCDLRVLSWQNRAPVMNIVVQRLPQTLTVVGLSYVVGILIAIPIGIYSAYRQYSVFDQMGTFITMVGFSIPPFFTGPLLIVIFSVNLGWFPFIYDTTHQVTDWDSFVYQIRQMIMPVMVLAMQTTAQISRFMRAAMLDNLNQDYVRTARAKGLSEAIVVIVHVLRNSMIPVVTVIALGVPGIFGGAIITEVVFSVNGIGAYLIDALFANDLPTVMTISFIFAIMIVLFNLIADVLYGVLDPRIRYD
- a CDS encoding ABC transporter ATP-binding protein encodes the protein MLDQPIAKIENLRVEFQTKDGPVLGVEDVSFSVNPGETVCIVGESGSGKSVSSLSLMRLVEYGGGEIAGGKLLFDRGNGEQVDLSKTDQSLMRTIRGNEIGMIFQEPMTALNPVFTVGRQLTEGLRLHMGMNKKQAEARALELLNQVRIPEAERRLKQYPHELSGGMRQRVVIAMALACEPRLLIADEPTTALDVTIQAEILALMDRLKRETGTAVMFITHDMAVVAQMADRVVVMFRGNKVEEGTVEEIFENPQHDYTKALLSAVPRLGEMTGTDLPSPMKLLGSEGHLSEPIKGTDETLLEVKNLVTRFPVQGGFFRRTVANVHAVEDVSFTLKKGRTLSLVGESGCGKSTVGRSLMRLVEPQEGHVTLDGVDVMALDTKALREARADMQMVFQGPFASLNPQMQLMDQVAEPLRNFGVNNSKELHDRVTKLFDRVELPRSFLRRFPHELSGGQRQRVAIARALALNPKLIVADEAVSALDVSVQAQVLNLMMELQAELGLSYLFISHDMAVVERVSHDVGVMYLGRIVERGPRRAVFEDPRHPYTQALMKAVPIADPHRRKSEKDLNFKPIPSPIHPVSYEPEPSVYEEVSPGHFILTTDSGY
- a CDS encoding peptide ABC transporter substrate-binding protein, giving the protein MKMRSLLLGAAASFAMAPAAMAERGSDGHVSIIYWQAPSILNPYLSSGTKDIESASLVLEPLGRYDQNGALVPYLAESIPTVENGGVSEDLTTITWKLKSGLKWSDGSPVTSADVKFTAEYCMHPEGGCAQLAKFEGVTSVEALDDLTVKVTFGEPKPNPYGPFMGGQSPILQMAQFKDCLGSKAPECTSANFSPIGTGPFAVTEFKPNDVISLEANPNYRDPAKPAFATMTFKGGGDATAAGRAVLETGEFDYAWNLQLAPDVIAKMAEGGKGKTVAAFGSLVERIEMNMTDPSPDLPEGERATAKHPHPILSDMRVRKALSMAIDRNLLVEVGYGQAGRPTCNLVPAPAIYASDNTDCLTQDIEGAKALLEEAGWKDTDGDGIRDKDGKKLALLYQTSTNAVRQDFQALIKQWWSEIGVETELRNINASVFFGGDPGSPDTFQKFYADVEMYANNFDGTDPESYLAQHTCDKAPKPEAQWQGENINRFCDPEFDKLIMELGRTGSLEERGKLGRKLNDMLTKESYVVVPLVDRGRVSAHSNSLGGVVLNTWDSELWNAADWYRIK
- a CDS encoding ABC transporter permease translates to MGGCFLVFITLAVLFGDLLWQLEPTKLDIRNKDIRPIYTVIWNSDAKVSWAHPLGSDNLGRDHLAQIIAGGRTSMAVGWTAMFLTMLIGTSIGVLAGYFRRLDGILMRFTDLVLSLPILPLLLVAVTLFRQPLIKTFGSPEAGMFVLIVTVIGVTSWMQTARIVRGEILALKEREFVLAARAAGTSSRGIIFRHLLPNVLSPIMVSATLGLATAIITESALSFLGVGFPSDFPTWGKMLADAVQRMQEYPERVMLPGVMISLTVLSVNYLGDGLRDALDPRIRGR
- a CDS encoding DUF3422 domain-containing protein — translated: MEDHPLRYELAGEMHARPFMALGVPCSAAFLCIKRPENAASRDRAQDLAHLISLLDRHGAAHPKPGATHYFGQIGRHWLKWESHTEVVTYTAFYDGLSERAFDPADFEVFPADWLAEAPGERMTSALLRIDQKGEDAEIARQLGEWFVPESLAVSRVLDDAAVIAGDFRIDPAGHLRFAVFVEDAVGSRRVGRIVQRICEIETYKTLSLLGFARARALSPALTGLADGLTALVEEMGEGAKPADGTLDRLLGISGELEQLSARASFRFSATQAYETLVHERIRVLREARFMGRQSFSEFMMRRFDPAMRTVRSTEARLATMGSRAARAADLLRTRVDVERSAQNQALLASMDRRADLQLRLQHTVEGLSVVAVSYYAVNLVSYALYPLVKATLDLDKGMLTALITLPVVGLVWLAIRRIRKGFH
- the argE gene encoding acetylornithine deacetylase translates to MQTLTPYEIMEKLVSFPTVSRDSNLPLVDWVEAYLTGHGIICHRYYREDNAQAALFAHVGPEVEGGVILSGHTDVVPVDGQPWTSDPFTVVERDGKYFGRGCCDMKGFDALALWALVEAKKSGVVRPLQIALSFDEEVGCTGAPPMIRAMQGPLPKASAVIVGEPSMMQAVTGHKGGIGLATRVVGFEVHSSIAHTGVSAVMQGARLIDWANKVNQENMAKTPDAMAAQFEPPWTNAHVGTVTGGTANNITAKDCEFVMGFRMVPSESGDMWRARYDEEVRRVEAEMQAVHPSARIEVDELFDVPGLKPEAESEAEALVRRITGDNASHVVSYGTEAGQFQEAGYSAVICGPGNIEQAHQPDEFITVAQFNAGHRFMERLLETLKEG